Genomic window (Toxotes jaculatrix isolate fToxJac2 chromosome 10, fToxJac2.pri, whole genome shotgun sequence):
GTGTCTGTCCTGCATGGAAACCTAAACATAAAGCTCCCCCATCAAAGCAGAGCCTTTTTAACCAGTGGACATAGATCTTGTGCACTGCTTGGTTATGAGCATCTCATCCACAGTGAATGAACATTACCTAATTAAAACAGACAGTTTAACCGGATAAATATCAAGATAATTTCAGAACcgctaaataaaaaaataaacaagtgtAAACGGAAGAACTGTTTATGTCTCAGTCACTAAGTGGTACTTCCTTGCTTTACAtatttgttgaatttttttagTGTAGTATTAAAATCTACAAAAATCTCTACAAGAGAGGCCGTCACATAGAATGAAAGGTTACCTGTTGGTTTACATTCAGAGTCGCagattcttttaaaaaaaaaaacagattgaaACACTgaccctccacctcctcactcATTGTAATTCACTGTGAAAGTGCcagcaaaatgtgaaatgataaTATACACGGATATAAAATACaatctttttaaatgtgtgtatttgaccTGTGACCATGCAGAGGCAGACCGTCGTTTGCGCATCTTCCATGAGAACCTCAAGACTGCTGAGAAGCTCCAGTCTCTGGATCAAGGTTCAGCTGAATATGGAGTCACCAAGTTCAGCGACCTCACTGGTACGTGTCTGCGCAGGCATGTGTTTGTACTTCCACACAGTTTCTAATGTGGAAGTGTATCttctgctttttgtgtgtttgcatcagtTTTCTTAAAAAACTACTTAAGCAACACAAATGTTTCActgttctccttttgttttccccCAGTGGAAGAGTTTCGTTCTACATACCTGAATCCGCTACTGAGCCAATGGACTCTCCACCGACCAATGAAACCGGCCTCTCCTGCCCAAGGTCCTGCCCCCGCCAGCTGGGATTGGCGGGATAACGGAGCTGTCAGTCCCGTTAAGGACCAGGTAGCAACATACAGAGTTAATGATAGGGCTGTCACTCTAAATAGCATGTGTACTACATACATAAACAAGTATGTATGATTGATAAACAAGTATGTAtgatttgtgcgtgtgtgtgtgtttcttgcagGGTATGTGTGGATCCTGCTGGGCCTTTTCTGTGATAGGGAACATTGAGGGCCAGTGGTTCCTGAAAAATGGAACACTGCTGTCACTTTCTGAACAAGGTAACAAAGACACATGTGCACAgacccaaacaaacacaactcaaaaacattctcctgcagaaaaaaaaaatcacagtttacAGTTACAGATAAAATCCATAATTTGATTGATATATTGATTTGTCCCTCTCAGAGCTGGTTGACTGTGATGGGTTGGACCAGGCATGCAGAGGAGGGCTGCCATCAAATGCTTATGAAGCCATTGAGAAGCTGGGTGAGAACTAAATGGAGGGATGACAAGTGATGTGTGACAACCATACTGAGAAATTTTGCTCCCAATTCAAGGAAATTACAGCTAATTTTTGACTCTGAGCAAACTGCAGAAGAGAGAGGATTACACAGACCTGTACACGTCTGTGATTTTTAACCTGTGTAAGCGTTTTAACCTTTTAGTCCTTCTCCCTCATGTGTGGTTAAGGTGGTGTGGAGACAGAGACTGACTACTCCTACACAGGGCACAAACAGAAGTGCGACTTCACCACAAGGAAAGTGGTGGCCTATATCAacagctctgtggagctgcCCAAAGACGAGAAGGGTGAGTGGGCTGAATAAATGGAGGGAGAATGAGGAGGAAAGGGACGACAAAGGACTAATAAATATGTTAAAGAAATGCCCTCTAAGATACGTGTTAAGAAACTTTTTGTTGAGTAAGCAGAAGAGATTAGTCTGTGTTGATTTGCATGTAGATTGATTTTAATCAGAAAattcagctttgtgtttgatAGTTTGAAACAGAGACCTGTTAAATGGACCcattttgattctgatttttttttttcttcagaaatTGCAGCTTGGTTAGCTGAGAATGGACCAGTCTCTGTTGCTCTGAATGCCTTTGCAATGCAGGTGAGCAGTTGTTACACTAACACACCACCTGCTCAACACGCTGCCATCACCTGCATGTAAACAAAGATATAGAACAATTAAGTATGTGAATTCAATTGTGAGCATATAACcacatttaatatatttattttttatttctgtagtTCTACAGGAAGGGTGTGTCTCACCCTTTGAAGATCTTCTGCAACCCCTGGATGATCGACCACGCTGTCCTGATGGTGGGATACGGAGAAcgtaagatttttttaaaaatcctgttGTTAACTTCTCTTCGGAACCAAAGGGTAGACACATCTGTTTGTCCTGTTTAACAACATAAAGGATGATAACATTGTGAATCAAAATGCAGGTTGCAGTCAGGTGCATTGAATGGatgcttctgtgttttcaggtaAAGGTATCCCATTCTGGGCCATCAAAAACAGCTGGGGGGAGGATTATGGAGAGCAGGTAAGAcaactagggctgcaactaatgactgCTTTCATTATCAGTTGATCTGCCAgctattttcttgattaattgtttagtctatgAAATGTCACCTACACAGTTCAGTAAATTTCATTGGCAATATTCAGTGTCTGGGACCGTGATGTTGTTTCAGCATCATGTAATGAGTTGGTCTGGTTTTAGATTGTAATTCACTGTAAAAATCTAGCTACTGATTTGTATCATTTTGCACTTATTGGGGGTTTTGATgacacatgaaaataaagacaaatgaaaataaacttaCTTTTGCCACTTGTGCCCAGATAAACCTGTGATAGTGAGTGTTtctcacagtctctctctctcacacagggTTACTACTACCTATACAGGGGGTCCGGTGCATGTGGGATCAACAGGATGTGCTCATCTGCTGTAATCAATTAAACTACTgaccacatatacacacatacacacaccatcatgCAACATATACCACAGCCGCCAGCTGGCCGCACCTCTACACTACTCAAACGCACATCTGATCCAGAATGCATGAAGAGTgtcacactcagacacacaaagtcctGCTGAAGCTACTTCTCCGTTAAACCAGACTAGTGTTCCACCTTCGTACCTACCACCTGCTGACAAGTTACCAAAAACATACCATCACTAAAAAAGCTAGATTTGCTGAGAAATTTTATGGTAATTttaaagtagattttttttttttgcacatttcattCCGTTAGACATGCAGGTGATAATGACTGCTGTGTTTTAGACAGTATTGGTTTTTAAGTCTTCTTCCCTCACAGTAACTGAGATCAAGCGTTACCTAGACTTCTGTCTTGTCAGTTTTCATGGATGTTTTGTTACCAGTGTTCAGTGCTAATATTACGTAGTACTTGAGAGGGGGTTTTGAAAGATGGGGGTTTTTACCTTATGGTGGTTTGCACAATATTACAGAAGTACAGTGCAATTGTAATAACTGCTGATATATAGTGAGAAATGAATGAAGGTTGAATAAAAAAAGTGGAATTCTATTTTTTGTTTATGGTGTTCTTTTCTCAGATAAACTAGGACAacagaatgaacaaacaaatgcaacatTAGGTCATACTATTAGATTACattatgatgtgtgtgtgtgtatatatatatatatatatatatatatatatatatatatatatatatatatatatacacaacacaacacatatatacacatacatacatacacacaatacaaacaacaaTTAGCATGctattattatataataataataaataaacatgtactCTATTTTGGTGGCTGTACTGCTATTTAGCGATTCATGACCTGGCCATAGCTGAAATTTGAAAACTGCCTGTAGTAAAGACAACCTTTTCCAATACTCGTGTACCTTGTTGGTATGGGAGAACGGCAGCTTCACTGAACGTTAGTGATCTTGAACGTTGCTCAAATTGAGCGTAAACTCTATTTCCCACAATGCGAAGCCACTGCCTCGGAAATAATAGACCTGTGTTATCATTAGGTTTTAAGAATGAATACTCGGTTATGAATTACAATATATAACCAGACAATAAACAGCAATTGATGCttaagtgacaaagttaaattgTAATACACACTTGAGTGTAATATTAAGCCCCCATTAAAACATAGCCCTTTAGCCtggaaatcaaataaaaatagacgacgacttttattttgaaaacaggaGAGGAGTTGACACCGGAAGTgtaacattttactgttgttgaCAGGAGGGACGAGCGCATGTGTTTCGGTTTTACCGATAAAGCATTTCAACGTgtcaagtgtttttctttttgctgttgtcAAGCCGCTCTGACTCTGCTCCGAAGAGACacaatcactgttttctttctttcaaggTAGTTATGTAACCTGCTCACGTGGCTCAGCGCGGGGATGCGTCTTTAgttagcctgttagcctgtTGAGCTAACTCACTGTTTATGTTAACTGTAGTAAAGCCGCTACTTGCTAACATTTCTGGCCACCTGAGCTAAATAAGTTGAGGGAGGCTGAAGTGCTGTCATTCGTTCAGCCATCAGTGGAAACACAGAGGTAGCAAAGGCTTTTATAAAGGTTGATTGGTAACCAGCTTAGTAACTGACAGCTCAGCGAGACTTCGcgttaattttgttttgattcttgGCTTGAATTTTGGGAGAATACCTGACCATCCCACGGATGTTTGaccacacacctctctctctctctctctctctctctctctctctctctctctctctctctctctctctcagctggcGGAAGCACCTGAAGCTCACCGTTTATAATGTCACAGGCCACCAAACGCAAACACGTTGTCAAGGAGGTCCTCGGAGACTTTGTCACGCCGACAGAAAACCAGCAGATTGTGAaggtgagctgtgtgtgtacactgcagTGGATTAAACATACTCACAGCAAACATATCAGAGTAAACAGCAGGACGTTGTTCTGACTCTGTCTCCATCCTCTGCCTGTGCGCTTGTAGGTTATTGGTAGCCGCGGTAACAACCTCCATGAAGCTGTCACGGCTCAGGGTGAGACCTTCCTGGTGAGCATGCCCACCAAGTTCCGCAAGAACATCTGGATCAAGAGAGGTAACTGATGGAGCAGAATATACAGATTAAATATTATAAAGGGATCATACAGTGACAGTCAGGCAACTCAGTATTATAAATCAGTGTATTAtgtatcagtgtgttttttacATGATCAGCATGGTGGTAATATGTGGTAGAACTGATATCCCTTACAGTTACCTCTATTAAATTAATTTGTACTTCTGAAATATAGAGGATGATTGATTAAATAGAGATCACTATGTATAAATAGCTGTTTAAATAACAGTTGTTTGCTGTTTATTAAAACACCATTAACCATTAATATTGATGAAACTAATATGATTGATAAAACTGCTAAAACAAGAATATAACATGACCTAGGGCTTACTATGAAATCCTCTGTGACTATGTAGAGTTATACTGACGGAGTATGTAACTGCTGCTGGTGAAAATCTTAATGGAAGCTGGAAAATTAGTTTTTATAACTGTTTGAGTCAAGAGTTTGGAAGAGGCAGAGGCTAAACTCTCATATTCAGGGTGAAGGATGATTTTTTTGATTCACAGGTAAATGGTGTCTATTTTCTGATCCTAAAGGTGACTATTTGATTGTTGATCCTATTGATGAGGGAGAGAAGGTGAAGGCAGAAATCAGTTTCATTCTCTACAAAGATCACATCCAGTACctgcaaaaacaacagctgTGGTGAGTgggaacgcacacacactaagacACATAGGAAGACATCACACAGCCAGTATCATTTTGACAAGTGTTACTGAGTGTATTGTGATGTTCCGTTCATTTCCTGCAGGCCAGAGGGGTTTATGGAGGAGACGTCAGTGCAGGAGAAGACAACCCAACAACAGGAGACGGAACAAAAagacgaggaagaggaagttAGTGACTCTGAAGACGATGAGAGCGACCTCTTTGTGAACACCAACCGCTCTAACTACCAGTACAGCgagagtgaggaggaagacagCGAGGAAGACGATGAGGACAAATAGGGAAGGACAGAAAATGGTTTATGGCGAGAGCACCGAGGACACGGACAGTTGAGAATGAGAGCTGTGAAAATCATGTGACCGTGTGCTCTGCTGGGCTGGTGTTAGCACTGACTGATACTATGATGATTTGTAATGGTGGTCCTCAACAGCTCCCTCTGAGGTACCTGTTTGACAGCGTGATGGAGACACTAAACAGCTGGTTGAACTTGAACTTACAAAGTAAGGACAAAATAAATCTTGTGTGTAagattgtaaacaaacaaaaaccaaaacagtaattAATCAAAAAGATGAAATGTAACAGAAACTGAATAGGAATCCTGGAAGAGAACTTTTTGCCGTGGTTTCTCTGTTCCTTACTGAGCTCAAGCTCTTTTATATGCTGACCTCCAGTGGAGATATTACTGTATTGCCAGTACATTACATATCCAGGtaatacagtacatttacagGGCAATGCTAATGCAAGCTGTTATAACTGTTCAGCCTCCTCTGGAGGACAAAATAAATCTCACAAAAATTGCACCACTCAAAAAATTCGTCCACCTTTGTCCCTGTCACGTAAGACCCATTCTTTTCATGCTTGACTTATTTGCTGACTTGTTAGAGGAGTGTCTGCCGAGAACTTAAACACCTGTCCTGGATCACCAGTCGCCTTGAGGATGTTGTGACTAACTAGACCGTTTCTGCCCTTTCACTGTGTTGATTGTATTGATTTGATTTCAAATGAATGCTACATGTAACTGCAGTTATTTACTTTGTCACAAGCATGGAAAAATGTTGTCAGATTGCTGACCATGTATGACATTGTACTTAATAGTTGGTCATTGTGACAGTTTTTTTGCCTCGTGTTTTACTAACATTCCAGACTCAGTTGCT
Coding sequences:
- the ctsf gene encoding cathepsin F isoform X1; this translates as MVAGLRCCPVILALVALLGSVLGLGEDLDRPLFGPPGSPIRLHESDPGLKKALEFAEDRYNRGSNAMHLRRVSRFISATKQLVKGIRYTITVEVSNTQCKKSTMLRTCDFYPESHKLKTELCVFEVWDIPWQGTSTLLKQKCQPKVEAQVEETNKVEDPSTSQPLEESVELLGQFKEFMVKYNKVYSSQEEADRRLRIFHENLKTAEKLQSLDQGSAEYGVTKFSDLTVEEFRSTYLNPLLSQWTLHRPMKPASPAQGPAPASWDWRDNGAVSPVKDQGMCGSCWAFSVIGNIEGQWFLKNGTLLSLSEQELVDCDGLDQACRGGLPSNAYEAIEKLGGVETETDYSYTGHKQKCDFTTRKVVAYINSSVELPKDEKEIAAWLAENGPVSVALNAFAMQFYRKGVSHPLKIFCNPWMIDHAVLMVGYGERKIFLKILLLTSLRNQRVAVRCIEWMLLCFQVKVSHSGPSKTAGGRIMESRVTTTYTGGPVHVGSTGCAHLL
- the ctsf gene encoding cathepsin F isoform X2 translates to MVAGLRCCPVILALVALLGSVLGLGEDLDRPLFGPPGSPIRLHESDPGLKKALEFAEDRYNRGSNAMHLRRVSRFISATKQLVKGIRYTITVEVSNTQCKKSTMLRTCDFYPESHKLKTELCVFEVWDIPWQGTSTLLKQKCQPKVEAQVEETNKVEDPSTSQPLEESVELLGQFKEFMVKYNKVYSSQEEADRRLRIFHENLKTAEKLQSLDQGSAEYGVTKFSDLTVEEFRSTYLNPLLSQWTLHRPMKPASPAQGPAPASWDWRDNGAVSPVKDQGMCGSCWAFSVIGNIEGQWFLKNGTLLSLSEQELVDCDGLDQACRGGLPSNAYEAIEKLGGVETETDYSYTGHKQKCDFTTRKVVAYINSSVELPKDEKEIAAWLAENGPVSVALNAFAMQFYRKGVSHPLKIFCNPWMIDHAVLMVGYGERKGIPFWAIKNSWGEDYGEQGYYYLYRGSGACGINRMCSSAVIN
- the eif1ad gene encoding probable RNA-binding protein EIF1AD, with translation MSQATKRKHVVKEVLGDFVTPTENQQIVKVIGSRGNNLHEAVTAQGETFLVSMPTKFRKNIWIKRGDYLIVDPIDEGEKVKAEISFILYKDHIQYLQKQQLWPEGFMEETSVQEKTTQQQETEQKDEEEEVSDSEDDESDLFVNTNRSNYQYSESEEEDSEEDDEDK